The window gtgcTTAATAATCATATTCCACTTCTTTGACAGGTCAAATCAGGATCTATTGGCGTTCTGTTGGTGGCTCTCCTTTTTGGGAATGGAGACTTCTTAAAAATGGAGAGAGGTCATTTTTAATTCATAacgaaaatatatttatgttgacTTTTCATAATTACTTCACACACATTTGTAAATGAGCCcctgaaattaattaaatgtaaaccaGGTGTTGTTAAACAAAAAGCATGTGACCAGTTTGTGCAAATGATTTATAAAGTATTTGATGAGATGACTTGCTTTGAGTATGCATTGACAGTATTATTAGATAAACAGAGTGATAAATTAAAAGTTCATCTTTTATACAGGCAAGtatcatatttatatacatattcaaaTATGTGATTCTGTCCTTTAGGGTTTGTTGCAGGCCGTACAAATGTCACTGAGCAATGTTCTATGGTTCAAACGTGTAATGTGTACGGCTTCACTGACTGGTACAAAGTGGGCAGTGTCTGTGTCAAATACTTCAACAATTCTCTCAACTTTACTGATGCtgaggtatgttttttttttcatggaatgtaaaaaaaatctgtgtaaTGTGTAGACATTAAATATTCTTCCCTGTTCATATCCAGTTCGACTGTAGGAAAAAAGCCCCTGGTGCACACCTGGTGTCGGTGCATAAGGAAGAGCTAAATGATGCGTTACACTGCATTGTGAAAAAATTCAACCCAAATAACCTGCGCATCTGGCTTGGAGCTTTTGAActttttaaggtaaaaaaaagacAGAGATGTGCTGGTGTTTACAAACAGGGAGAGAAAATAGAAATTAGTTTCTCACTAAtgaaattttttgtgtgtgtctttctttctttctttattctttaaaaacTCTCTCTCATTATTTCAGTCTGGTCAATTTCTTTGGCTTGATGGATCCTACTGGGATTATGAAATCTGGACACCTGGTGAACCCAACAATGTGTACACCAGCACAGAGGAATGTGTGGAGATGAACTGGAAAAGTAAGAACAGAGAGACACTAATGGGTTATAGGATAATCAcattcatttttaagtaaatgttttgctAAGTGATCAGTGACGCTGTGAGGAATATTCGGTAAGAAGGTAGAATAATCTCTTCATTTCACTGTCCCTCATTTTCAGAGGATGGCAAATGGAATGACCGCGGTTGTCATTTCAAGGAAAACTACATATGTGCCTTCAAACTAAATGGCATCTAGAAACCAGGCTCTGAGGAGATGGAGTAGTTTTATCTGGGTACTGACCCATAAAACTTTCTGCATAAAATGATATTCTCTGCATCAACacaaaatttacaataaaaataaataaaaaacaattattcaaaataattattcaaatagctttaaaatgctaataaagaATGCTGGCAATCAAAATTAtcagttgatttatttattattttatttactgtttgtCAGATTATGACTGTATGTAATGGCTatacttataaaaaataatggttccaAAATGGTGTTTTTGGTTcccaaaagaacctttcagtgaaaatTTTAGTCTAGGACTAGGCTTAAGACTTGTctgtgaaactgtgtgtgtgtgtgtgtgtggggggggggggtctcaccTTATTTTATACCTTTCCATTCAATTtcacaactcttcctcttctctcagTCTTACTGCCTTAAGGGTgaagaacagttattttattcaTCACACAGGAAACCGTTAAACACATCTAGTGACTGAAGCatgaatgaatttaataaaacaactCTATAGCGCCATTTCTAACTATAGGCAGAGCAGGAAGTTGACCTCTGCATTATGAAGGGCCTCCATAACTGTACCACAGTAAAATATAGGTAATGGCAtatgtttcatgttgacattgGGCACTCCCCACCAGGTAcaatattcataaataataatgtactgtAGGATACTCattctaataaatgtatattgtaatgtactcttactaatatatatatttttaaaattatttaaaatcacaGCAACATTGCTGGTAGGTTATCATTGCACAAATTAACACACTctccacatttaaaaaataaaaatataaattagaaGAGTTCTAAACTAAAGTGACATGACCtagagccaagtatggtgacccatactcggaatacgtgctctgcttttaacccatccaaagtgcacacacacacacacacacacatacacacacacacactgtgaacacacacccggagcagtgagcagccatttatgctgcggcgcccagggagcagttgggggttcggtgccttgctcaaagatATCTCAACAATAGTATTAAAGGTGGAGaaagaactgttcatgcactccccccacgtACAATTCCTGCTGACCCGAGagtcgaactcacaaccttttgattgcgatgccaactctctaaccatgccaactaatcaactcaaatcacctgcaaaggtttcctgagccttgattttcattttaatcatgAAACTCTAACAGCAACATTTGGAAAAGCAAGCGCAGAACATGGAAacaagagtgaaaaaaaaaactgcatacaaaaaacaaaagtaatagCAGAAAAAAACAGAACTATAACCAAAGAAAACATGATTTAATGCTTAAATCAGACAAATCTagttaattaagttaattaatatACAATTTTGTGCAATATGATTTTAAACGTGTTTAAAGTTTTGCTTCatgcttatttttaaaaaatgcgttataaccttttttttatctATGCTGATTATTTTTCAATCTGTGACTGTTGTTTGCTACTCTGAAaacattgcttttatttttaaatcttgtacattacatttttactagcgtttttaaatttagtttttaatttttttttatccgtGACTGCAATACTTTAGGGGGGAATCTGATCCCATACCTTTATGGTTGCCAGGT is drawn from Carassius gibelio isolate Cgi1373 ecotype wild population from Czech Republic chromosome B1, carGib1.2-hapl.c, whole genome shotgun sequence and contains these coding sequences:
- the LOC127948324 gene encoding lectin isoform X1, translating into MVKSGSIGVLLVALLFGNGDFLKMERGFVAGRTNVTEQCSMVQTCNVYGFTDWYKVGSVCVKYFNNSLNFTDAEFDCRKKAPGAHLVSVHKEELNDALHCIVKKFNPNNLRIWLGAFELFKSGQFLWLDGSYWDYEIWTPGEPNNVYTSTEECVEMNWKKDGKWNDRGCHFKENYICAFKLNGI
- the LOC127948324 gene encoding lectin isoform X2, which codes for MERGFVAGRTNVTEQCSMVQTCNVYGFTDWYKVGSVCVKYFNNSLNFTDAEFDCRKKAPGAHLVSVHKEELNDALHCIVKKFNPNNLRIWLGAFELFKSGQFLWLDGSYWDYEIWTPGEPNNVYTSTEECVEMNWKKDGKWNDRGCHFKENYICAFKLNGI